A region of Chlamydia crocodili DNA encodes the following proteins:
- the ftsY gene encoding signal recognition particle-docking protein FtsY yields the protein MFKFFSSKIQSLFKKSLSTDLLEFTESLFYEADFGSDLTEELCSRLRKCRKPDESTVKDLVCALLRETVANLPRIEPSNIQEPFVSLMLGTNGSGKTTTVAKLAHHYQSRSEKVMIVATDTFRSAGMDQMRCWAEKLGCGFVSGKPGGDPAAIAYDGIASAISRDYDRVLIDTSGRLHTHTNLLNELSKIVSVCDKVHPGSPHERLMTIDATLGGNIIEQVRVFHDTIPLSGLILTKVDGSAKGGTLFRVAKQLKIPTKFVGYGELIGDLEEFHIDRFLEKLFPSS from the coding sequence GTGTTCAAGTTCTTTAGTAGCAAGATTCAGTCTTTATTTAAAAAATCCCTCTCTACAGATCTTCTAGAATTTACAGAAAGTTTATTTTATGAAGCAGATTTTGGTTCAGATCTAACTGAAGAGCTGTGTTCTCGATTACGTAAGTGCCGCAAGCCCGATGAATCTACCGTTAAAGATCTTGTCTGCGCGTTACTTCGTGAAACAGTAGCCAATCTTCCTCGTATAGAGCCCTCTAACATACAAGAACCCTTTGTATCCTTAATGTTAGGAACAAATGGATCTGGGAAAACCACAACAGTGGCTAAGCTAGCACACCATTATCAATCTCGATCAGAAAAAGTCATGATTGTCGCTACCGACACTTTTCGTAGTGCGGGCATGGATCAGATGCGTTGTTGGGCTGAAAAATTAGGTTGTGGATTTGTATCTGGAAAACCTGGTGGCGATCCTGCCGCTATTGCTTACGATGGCATTGCTTCTGCTATATCCCGAGATTACGATCGTGTACTTATAGACACTTCAGGTCGTTTACATACTCATACCAATTTATTGAATGAGCTATCAAAAATTGTTTCCGTTTGCGATAAAGTGCATCCAGGATCTCCCCACGAAAGGCTCATGACTATAGATGCAACTTTAGGGGGAAACATTATTGAGCAAGTTCGTGTTTTCCACGATACTATTCCTCTATCTGGACTAATCCTTACTAAAGTTGATGGTTCTGCTAAGGGTGGAACTTTGTTTCGCGTAGCGAAACAATTGAAGATCCCTACAAAATTCGTCGGTTACGGCGAACTTATTGGGGATCTTGAAGAATTTCATATAGATAGGTTCTTGGAAAAACTTTTCCCTTCTTCTTAA
- the sucC gene encoding ADP-forming succinate--CoA ligase subunit beta, translating into MHLHEYQAKDLLISYDIAIPPYRVASSLEEGQQILKELGISAGVVKVQVHAGGRGKNGGVIVAKSSSDILAAIEKLLHMRFVSNQTSGEALPVEKVLITPLVNIATEYYLAVIMDRKNRCPAIMLSKAGGVDIEEVAQKYPDQLLTVPLTPFARIYNYQLRQIIKFMNWEGDIGKQGVQLIKKLVQCFYDNDAFLLEINPLVLTQEGDLLVLDAKVTIDDNALYRHPKLEVLYDPSQENVRDVLAKQIGLSYIALEGNIGCLVNGAGLAMSTLDILKIHGGSAANFLDVGGSATEQQIQEAVSLVLSDENVEVLFINIFGGIMDCSAVASGLIAVMQTRENIIPTVVRLEGTNVELGKDIVQRSGIPCQFTDSLNEGAQLAVALSKQV; encoded by the coding sequence ATGCACCTTCATGAATACCAAGCTAAGGATCTTTTAATTTCTTACGATATTGCTATTCCTCCTTATCGTGTAGCCTCTTCTCTTGAAGAAGGGCAACAGATACTTAAGGAGTTGGGTATAAGCGCAGGCGTTGTTAAAGTACAAGTACATGCGGGAGGTCGAGGGAAAAATGGTGGTGTAATCGTTGCTAAATCTTCTTCTGATATTTTGGCAGCTATTGAGAAGTTATTACATATGCGTTTCGTAAGCAACCAAACTTCTGGAGAAGCCCTTCCCGTAGAGAAAGTTCTTATTACCCCTTTGGTAAATATTGCTACTGAGTATTACCTCGCAGTGATTATGGATAGGAAAAACCGTTGTCCAGCGATTATGTTATCAAAAGCAGGCGGTGTTGATATCGAAGAAGTTGCCCAGAAATATCCTGATCAGCTGCTTACGGTACCTCTAACGCCTTTTGCTCGTATATACAATTATCAACTTCGACAGATTATTAAATTTATGAATTGGGAGGGGGATATAGGGAAACAAGGTGTACAGCTAATTAAAAAGCTTGTGCAATGTTTCTATGATAATGATGCTTTTCTTCTTGAAATCAATCCTTTAGTACTTACTCAAGAAGGAGATCTTCTCGTTTTAGATGCTAAAGTAACTATTGATGACAATGCTCTATATCGTCATCCGAAACTTGAAGTATTATACGATCCTTCTCAAGAAAATGTCCGCGATGTACTTGCTAAACAGATAGGACTTTCCTACATTGCTCTAGAGGGCAATATCGGCTGTTTAGTAAACGGTGCAGGATTAGCTATGAGCACGTTAGATATTCTTAAAATTCATGGTGGATCTGCAGCGAATTTTCTTGATGTAGGAGGAAGTGCTACAGAGCAGCAAATCCAAGAAGCTGTTTCTTTAGTGCTCTCAGATGAAAATGTAGAAGTTCTTTTTATCAATATCTTTGGTGGAATTATGGATTGTTCTGCGGTTGCCTCAGGACTGATTGCTGTTATGCAAACCAGAGAAAACATCATTCCTACAGTAGTGCGTTTAGAAGGAACAAATGTAGAATTAGGAAAAGATATTGTACAACGTTCAGGAATCCCCTGCCAATTCACAGATTCCTTAAATGAAGGTGCACAGCTTGCTGTAGCATTAAGTAAACAAGTTTAA
- the sucD gene encoding succinate--CoA ligase subunit alpha, with the protein MFCSLSKQIPIITQGITGKAGSFHTEQCLAYGSNFVAGVTPGKGGTEHLNLPVYDSVLEAKQATNCQVTMIFVPPAYAAEAILEAEDAGIDLIVCITEGIPVKDMLEVSHVMQYSASRLIGPNCPGIIKPGACKIGIMPGYIHLPGNVGVVSRSGTLTYEAVWQLTQRSIGQSVCIGIGGDPLNGTSFIDVLEEFQNDSQTELILMIGEIGGSAEEEAAEWIQTYCTKPVVAFIAGETAPKGKRMGHAGAIISGNSGDAKSKKEALRRAGVSVVESPALIGETVEAVFRSL; encoded by the coding sequence ATGTTTTGCTCATTAAGTAAACAAATACCGATAATCACTCAAGGAATTACAGGTAAAGCAGGTTCATTTCATACTGAGCAATGTTTAGCTTATGGATCTAATTTCGTTGCTGGAGTGACTCCAGGAAAGGGAGGAACTGAGCATTTAAATCTTCCTGTTTATGATTCTGTATTAGAAGCAAAACAAGCTACTAATTGCCAGGTAACAATGATTTTTGTTCCTCCTGCTTATGCTGCAGAAGCTATTCTAGAGGCTGAGGATGCGGGGATTGATCTAATTGTCTGCATTACGGAAGGTATTCCAGTAAAAGATATGCTCGAAGTAAGCCATGTTATGCAATATAGTGCTTCTCGACTTATAGGTCCTAATTGTCCAGGAATTATTAAACCTGGAGCATGTAAAATTGGTATTATGCCAGGATATATCCATCTTCCTGGAAATGTAGGTGTGGTTTCTAGATCAGGTACTTTAACGTATGAAGCTGTTTGGCAGCTTACACAACGGAGCATAGGACAAAGTGTATGCATTGGCATAGGGGGAGATCCTCTAAATGGAACTTCATTTATTGATGTCCTTGAAGAATTTCAAAATGATTCTCAAACAGAGCTTATCTTGATGATTGGAGAAATCGGAGGTAGCGCTGAGGAAGAAGCTGCAGAATGGATCCAAACCTACTGCACGAAACCCGTTGTAGCCTTTATTGCAGGGGAAACTGCTCCTAAAGGGAAACGCATGGGACATGCCGGAGCTATCATCTCAGGAAATTCTGGAGATGCAAAAAGTAAGAAAGAAGCTTTAAGAAGAGCGGGAGTCTCTGTGGTTGAATCTCCAGCCCTCATCGGAGAAACTGTAGAAGCTGTATTTCGTTCGCTGTAG